From Nitrososphaerales archaeon:
TTCTTAATAGATCTGTTATGAACGAATGTGAAATAACGATGAGGGTTACATGGTTCGATGTTGGCGGGACTAGGGTCGCCACATTCCCTTCATACTTTAAATGGTTTTATCAAGGCTTCGTCGAATACCTCAGAAATCTTGGTATAAGGATTTTGGACGATACTGAACTTACCGTCGATGGTGAGAGGACCAACGTAGGTTTTAGGGTGGTGGAAGCTTACTGCCGTTATAAGGAAGGTGCCAAACTCGATGAACTTATAACCGTTACACCGAGGCTTAAAGAATTGAGTGAAAAGTCTTTGAATATAGGCTTCACAATCCACGAAAAACAGAGTGGGAGATTACTGGCTGAAGGGTACTTATTACTCATTACTGTAGACCGTTTGACCGTCAAACCCGTTAATATTCCACAATCCATAGCCAATAGATTGAAAAAATATCTTCAGGGTTAGAATAGTTAGAATACTCCGATGCTGATACTAAAGGTTAAAAATTTTTGAATTTTTACTCATGTTTTGAGTGTAGAAGTATATGTAATTTCTAAGCTCGTATATGCAATATTACACACATACAAAGTTGAAAAGAAAGTCATTAAAGTTTTAAAATCTCTTCACTCTCGTCGCAAACTTTATCCTTCAAAAATTCGATTCGATCCATACATGTTGAAAGACCGATCTGATACTGCTTACAGGCTTCGTAGATCGGCATTAAAAGCCTACTCTTCACTTCGTCATTCAATACCCAAACAGAAGGGCTCTCTTTATACCCATATCGTTCATAGTAAGGCTTTAAGGTATTGTAAAATTTCGGATAAACCTTCTTGATACCTGAGGATAGGCGTAAACATTTGGTAACGATATGTTTGACACCAGCTTCGTAGAATTTACCGATAAGAAGATCGATCTCACCCTTCGATTGGCCATCGACATTCCGATACCTTGGAATTATAGGATCTATTCTAACTATCGTCTTGAATCCCAATTTCAATAGATCGTTCATGGCTCGAATCCTTTCTCTTGGATGAGGCGCGAATG
This genomic window contains:
- a CDS encoding acyl-CoA thioesterase; the protein is MNECEITMRVTWFDVGGTRVATFPSYFKWFYQGFVEYLRNLGIRILDDTELTVDGERTNVGFRVVEAYCRYKEGAKLDELITVTPRLKELSEKSLNIGFTIHEKQSGRLLAEGYLLLITVDRLTVKPVNIPQSIANRLKKYLQG